One Halomonas sp. THAF5a genomic region harbors:
- a CDS encoding outer membrane protein assembly factor BamD: MRVITSPARLAVLMLAGTLLAGCAGTPEEEELDGVAERQLYEEGREALEESSYTTAINRLEAIDTRFPFGEHAEQAQLELIYAYYQTDDWESARAAASRFIRLHPDHPQVDYAYYMRGLAAWQAGRFSLERLRVIDISKRDLGATRDAYADFSELIQRYPSSQYAPDAQQRIVYLRNVLARHELHVADFYLRKGAYLAAVERGRWVLENYPQTEASRDALATMVEGYLGLEMRDRARETLQVLIDNAPDHDRLRGRTFQPQHVKAEALSA, translated from the coding sequence ATGCGCGTTATCACCTCCCCCGCTCGCCTGGCCGTTCTGATGCTGGCCGGCACCCTGCTGGCCGGCTGTGCCGGCACCCCCGAGGAAGAGGAACTCGACGGCGTCGCCGAACGCCAGCTCTACGAGGAGGGGCGCGAGGCCCTCGAAGAGAGCAGCTACACCACGGCGATCAACCGGCTCGAGGCCATCGACACCCGCTTCCCCTTCGGCGAGCACGCCGAGCAGGCCCAGCTGGAGCTGATCTACGCCTACTACCAGACCGACGACTGGGAGAGCGCCCGAGCTGCGGCGAGCCGCTTCATCCGCCTGCACCCCGATCATCCCCAGGTCGACTATGCCTACTACATGCGCGGCCTGGCCGCCTGGCAGGCGGGACGCTTCAGCCTGGAGCGCCTGCGCGTCATCGACATCTCCAAGCGTGACCTGGGCGCCACCCGCGACGCCTACGCCGACTTCAGCGAGCTGATCCAGCGCTACCCGAGCAGCCAGTACGCCCCGGACGCCCAGCAGCGCATCGTCTACCTGCGCAACGTGCTGGCCCGCCACGAGCTGCACGTGGCCGACTTCTACCTGCGCAAGGGCGCCTACCTTGCCGCCGTGGAGCGCGGCCGCTGGGTGCTGGAGAACTACCCGCAGACCGAGGCCAGCCGCGACGCCCTGGCGACCATGGTCGAGGGTTACCTCGGCCTCGAGATGCGCGACCGCGCCCGCGAGACCCTACAGGTGCTGATCGACAACGCGCCGGACCACGACCGGCTGCGCGGCCGCACCTTCCAGCCGCAGCACGTGAAGGCCGAGGCACTCTCGGCCTGA
- a CDS encoding NAD+ synthase, giving the protein MQDLTLVMAQLDPLVGDVPGNADRAIETVREARIEHGADIVVLPELFLTGYPPEDLLLRPSMETRLRHARARMAEKMARDVMVIVGYPGRREGENWNLAGVLYNGEWLGEYAKQALPNYEVFDEQRYFATGSQPLVIEHKGAKLGILICEDIWSEAPVRQARDAGAEILVTLNASPFHQDKPAERLELLEARAREVERPIVYVNQIGGQDELVFDGGSACVDAQGELMVQAPHWAVGLMPVAFVREQGRWVPRAGETEPEVAPEENLYCALVTGLRDYVNKSGFEGVVLGLSGGIDSALSLAIAVDALGPQRVHAVMMPYHYTADISKQDAAEQAKLLGVEYEVMPIEPMVEAFMSTLAESFAGTERDTTEENLQSRCRGVLLMAISNKKGLMVLTTGNKSEMAVGYATLYGDMVGGYNAIKDVYKTWVYRLARWRNSESPAIPERVIERPPSAELAPDQQDSDSLPDYDVLDAILVRYIEGDMSAEAIIAAGFDRDDVYRVVKLVDCCEYKRRQAPVGVRVTRRGFGRDRRYPIVNGWQPGE; this is encoded by the coding sequence ATGCAAGACCTGACCCTGGTGATGGCGCAGCTCGACCCGCTGGTCGGCGACGTTCCCGGCAATGCCGACCGCGCCATCGAGACGGTACGCGAGGCACGCATCGAGCATGGTGCCGACATCGTGGTGCTGCCCGAGCTCTTCCTGACCGGCTACCCGCCGGAGGACCTGCTGCTGCGCCCCTCCATGGAGACTCGCCTGCGCCACGCCCGCGCGCGCATGGCCGAGAAGATGGCCCGCGACGTCATGGTCATCGTCGGCTACCCGGGGCGCCGGGAAGGCGAGAACTGGAACCTGGCCGGCGTGCTCTACAACGGCGAGTGGCTGGGCGAGTACGCCAAGCAGGCGCTGCCCAACTACGAGGTGTTCGACGAGCAGCGCTACTTCGCCACCGGCAGCCAGCCGCTGGTGATCGAGCACAAGGGCGCCAAGCTCGGCATCCTGATCTGCGAGGACATCTGGAGCGAGGCGCCGGTGCGCCAGGCCCGCGATGCCGGCGCCGAGATCCTCGTCACCCTGAATGCCTCGCCCTTCCACCAGGACAAGCCCGCTGAGCGTCTGGAGCTGCTCGAGGCGCGGGCCCGCGAGGTGGAACGCCCCATCGTCTACGTCAACCAGATCGGCGGCCAGGACGAGCTGGTTTTCGACGGTGGCTCGGCCTGCGTCGATGCCCAGGGCGAGCTGATGGTCCAGGCGCCCCACTGGGCGGTGGGCCTGATGCCGGTCGCCTTCGTCCGCGAGCAGGGGCGCTGGGTGCCGCGCGCCGGCGAGACCGAGCCCGAGGTGGCGCCGGAGGAGAACCTCTACTGTGCGCTGGTCACGGGCCTGCGCGACTACGTCAACAAGAGCGGCTTCGAGGGCGTGGTGCTGGGGCTCTCCGGCGGCATCGACTCGGCGCTGTCGCTGGCCATCGCGGTCGATGCCCTGGGGCCGCAGCGTGTCCACGCGGTGATGATGCCCTACCACTATACGGCGGACATCTCCAAGCAGGACGCCGCCGAGCAGGCGAAGCTGCTCGGCGTGGAGTACGAGGTGATGCCCATCGAACCGATGGTCGAGGCCTTCATGTCGACGCTGGCCGAGAGCTTCGCCGGCACCGAGCGCGACACCACCGAGGAGAACCTGCAGTCGCGCTGCCGCGGCGTGCTGCTGATGGCGATCTCCAACAAGAAGGGCCTGATGGTGCTGACCACCGGCAACAAGAGCGAGATGGCGGTCGGCTACGCCACCCTCTACGGCGACATGGTCGGCGGCTACAATGCCATCAAGGACGTCTACAAGACCTGGGTCTACCGCCTGGCCCGCTGGCGCAACAGCGAGTCGCCGGCGATTCCGGAGCGGGTCATCGAGCGGCCGCCCTCCGCCGAGCTCGCCCCCGACCAGCAGGACAGCGACAGCCTGCCGGACTACGACGTGCTCGACGCCATCCTGGTGCGCTACATCGAGGGCGACATGAGTGCCGAGGCGATCATCGCTGCGGGCTTCGACCGCGACGACGTCTACAGGGTGGTCAAGCTGGTGGATTGCTGCGAGTACAAGCGCCGCCAGGCCCCGGTAGGGGTGCGCGTCACCCGTCGCGGCTTCGGCCGCGATCGCCGCTACCCCATCGTCAACGGCTGGCAGCCCGGCGAATAG
- a CDS encoding PP0621 family protein translates to MNLLLIRLIIFAVLFFAGLKLYRIYREWKLDRDGPQQEGDASGNRMVRCRWCQVHLPEDDALREKGDWFCSGDHRDKYLSEQAEEQHKDD, encoded by the coding sequence ATGAACCTGTTGCTGATTCGCCTGATCATCTTCGCCGTGCTGTTCTTCGCCGGCCTCAAGCTCTACCGCATCTACCGCGAGTGGAAACTGGACCGAGACGGCCCGCAGCAGGAAGGCGACGCCTCGGGTAACCGCATGGTGCGCTGCCGCTGGTGCCAGGTGCACCTGCCCGAGGACGATGCCCTGCGCGAAAAAGGCGACTGGTTCTGCTCCGGCGACCACCGGGACAAGTACCTGTCGGAGCAGGCGGAAGAGCAGCACAAGGACGACTAG